In Phaseolus vulgaris cultivar G19833 chromosome 10, P. vulgaris v2.0, whole genome shotgun sequence, a single genomic region encodes these proteins:
- the LOC137818667 gene encoding UDP-glucose flavonoid 3-O-glucosyltransferase 7-like, producing the protein MEPGGALKIYFLPFFAQSHQTTLVQLARLIASRGHHVTILATPANAQLFQKTIHHDIASGHHIRVHLIKFPNTHVGLPEGVENLVSATTSATAGKIYMAAHLIQPEVEAALKESPPDAFIPDMLFTWSKDLCKRLQIPRLVFNPMSIFDMCMVQAIKTHPEVFLSDSGPYKISGLPHPLTLPVKPLPGFQALMESLLEGEEESHGVIVNSFAELEPEYTHHYENLTGRKVWHVGPIHHMVEQSIKKPVIVNETRHESLTWLDSKEKDSVLYVCFGSLTLLSDKQLHELATALDASGHSFILVVHRKNKEDHEEEKWMPEGFEEKIGKEKRGLLIKGWVPQSLILSHSAVGGFLTHCGWNSVAEAISAGVPMVTMPVFSDQYYNEKLITEVHGFGVEVGAAEWSISPYEGEEEVVSGERIKEAVKRLMDKGDEGEKIRKKTKEMKEKAWSAVEEGGSSQNSITALLDHLKLLLPK; encoded by the coding sequence atGGAGCCAGGAGGAGCATTAAAAATATACTTTCTACCATTCTTCGCACAAAGCCATCAAACCACACTGGTTCAGCTCGCTCGCTTGATTGCCTCACGTGGCCACCACGTCACAATCCTCGCCACTCCCGCCAACGCCCAACTCTTCCAAAAAACCATCCACCACGACATAGCCTCCGGCCACCACATCCGCGTCCACCTCATCAAATTCCCCAACACCCACGTCGGTCTACCGGAAGGCGTGGAAAATCTCGTTTCAGCCACCACCAGCGCCACCGCCGGAAAAATCTACATGGCAGCGCACCTCATCCAGCCTGAGGTCGAAGCTGCCCTGAAAGAGTCCCCTCCCGATGCCTTCATCCCTGACATGCTCTTCACCTGGAGCAAGGACTTGTGCAAGCGTCTTCAAATCCCGAGGCTCGTCTTCAACCCTATGTCCATCTTCGACATGTGCATGGTCCAGGCCATTAAAACCCACCCCGAAGTCTTTCTCTCCGATTCCGGGCCTTACAAGATTTCGGGTCTTCCCCACCCTCTCACTCTACCGGTCAAACCCTTGCCGGGTTTCCAAGCACTGATGGAATCTCTTCTTGAAGGTGAAGAGGAGAGTCATGGAGTTATCGTGAACAGTTTCGCTGAACTCGAGCCTGAGTACACTCATCATTACGAAAACCTAACAGGAAGAAAAGTCTGGCATGTGGGCCCCATCCACCACATGGTGGAACAAAGCATTAAGAAACCTGTGATTGTCAACGAGACCAGACACGAGTCTCTCACGTGGCTTGACTCAAAGGAGAAAGACTCGGTTCTCTATGTTTGTTTCGGAAGCCTCACTCTTCTTTCCGACAAGCAGCTTCATGAACTGGCCACCGCCCTGGATGCTTCCGGACACTCTTTCATCTTGGTGGTTCACCGGAAAAACAAAGAGGACCATGAGGAAGAGAAGTGGATGCCGGAGGGGTTTGAGGAGAAAATAGGGAAGGAGAAGAGAGGGCTGTTGATTAAGGGGTGGGTGCCGCAGTCTTTGATCTTGAGCCACTCTGCTGTGGGAGGGTTTTTGACGCACTGTGGGTGGAACTCGGTGGCGGAGGCCATCAGTGCTGGTGTTCCGATGGTGACCATGCCGGTGTTCAGTGATCAGTATTATAATGAGAAGCTAATAACGGAGGTGCACGGGTTTGGGGTGGAGGTGGGTGCGGCGGAGTGGAGCATTTCGCCGTACGAGGGGGAGGAGGAGGTGGTGAGTGGGGAGAGAATAAAGGAGGCCGTGAAGAGATTGATGGATAAAGGAGATGAAGGGGAGAAGATAAGGAAGAAGACGAAGGAGATGAAAGAGAAAGCATGGAGCGCTGTTGAAGAAGGTGGATCCTCACAGAATAGTATCACTGCTCTCTTGGATCATCTCAAACTTCTCTTGCCTAAATAG